Proteins encoded within one genomic window of Cucumis sativus cultivar 9930 chromosome 3, Cucumber_9930_V3, whole genome shotgun sequence:
- the LOC101217277 gene encoding probable galactinol--sucrose galactosyltransferase 5-like: MAPSFKNGGSNVVSFDGLNDMSSPFAIDGSDFTVNGHSFLSDVPENIVASPSPYTSIDKSPVSVGCFVGFDASEPDSRHVVSIGKLKDIRFMSIFRFKVWWTTHWVGRNGGDLESETQIVILEKSDSGRPYVLLLPIVEGPFRTSIQPGDDDFVDVCVESGSSKVVDASFRSMLYLHAGDDPFALVKEAMKIVRTHLGTFRLLEEKTPPGIVDKFGWCTWDAFYLTVHPQGVIEGVRHLVDGGCPPGLVLIDDGWQSIGHDSDPITKEGMNQTVAGEQMPCRLLKFQENYKFRDYVNPKATGPRAGQKGMKAFIDELKGEFKTVEHVYVWHALCGYWGGLRPQVPGLPEARVIQPVLSPGLQMTMEDLAVDKIVLHKVGLVPPEKAEEMYEGLHAHLEKVGIDGVKIDVIHLLEMLCEDYGGRVDLAKAYYKAMTKSINKHFKGNGVIASMEHCNDFMFLGTEAISLGRVGDDFWCTDPSGDPNGTFWLQGCHMVHCAYNSLWMGNFIHPDWDMFQSTHPCAAFHAASRAISGGPIYVSDSVGKHNFDLLKKLVLPDGSILRSEYYALPTRDCLFEDPLHNGETMLKIWNLNKFTGVIGAFNCQGGGWCRETRRNQCFSQYSKRVTSKTNPKDIEWHSGENPISIEGVKTFALYLYQAKKLILSKPSQDLDIALDPFEFELITVSPVTKLIQTSLHFAPIGLVNMLNTSGAIQSVDYDDDLSSVEIGVKGCGEMRVFASKKPRACRIDGEDVGFKYDQDQMVVVQVPWPIDSSSGGISVIEYLF; encoded by the exons ATGGCtcctagttttaaaaatggtgGCTCCAACGTAGTTTCATTTGATGGCTTAAATGACATGTCGTCACCGTTTGCAATCGACGGATCGGATTTCACTGTGAACGGTCATTCGTTTCTGTCCGATGTTCCTGAGAACATTGTTGCTTCTCCTTCTCCGTACACTTCGATAGACAAGTCCCCGGTTTCGGTTGGTTGCTTTGTTGGATTCGACGCGTCGGAACCTGATAGCCGACATGTTGTTTCGATTGGGAAGCTGAAGGATATTCGGTTTATGAGTATTTTCAGGTTTAAGGTTTGGTGGACTACACACTGGGTTGGTCGAAATGGTGGGGATCTTGAATCGGAGACTCAGATTGTGATCCTTGAGAAGTCAGATTCTGGTCGACCGTATGTTCTCCTTCTTCCGATCGTTGAGGGACCGTTCCGAACCTCGATTCAGCCTGGGGATGATGACTTTGTCGATGTTTGTGTCGAGAGTGGTTCGTCGAAAGTTGTTGATGCATCGTTCCGAAGTATGTTGTATCTTCATGCTGGTGATGATCCGTTTGCACTTGTTAAAGAGGCGATGAAGATCGTGAGGACCCATCTTGGAACTTTTCGCTTGTTGGAGGAGAAGACTCCACCAG GTATCGTGGACAAATTCGGTTGGTGCACGTGGGACGCGTTTTACCTAACGGTTCATCCACAGGGCGTAATAGAAGGCGTGAGGCATCTCGTCGACGGCGGTTGTCCTCCCGGTTTAGTCCTAATCGACGATGGTTGGCAATCCATCGGACACGATTCGGATCCCATCACCAAAGAAGGAATGAACCAAACCGTCGCCGGCGAGCAAATGCCCTGCCGTCTTTTGAAATTCCAAGAGAATTACAAATTCCGTGACTACGTCAATCCCAAGGCCACCGGCCCCCGAGCCGGCCAGAAGGGGATGAAGGCGTTTATAGATGAACTCAAAGGAGAGTTTAAGACTGTGGAGCATGTTTATGTTTGGCATGCTTTGTGTGGATATTGGGGTGGCCTTCGCCCGCAGGTGCCTGGCTTGCCTGAGGCACGTGTGATTCAGCCAGTGCTTTCACCAGGGCTGCAGATGACGATGGAGGATTTGGCGGTGGATAAGATTGTTCTTCATAAGGTCGGGCTGGTCCCGCCGGAGAAGGCTGAGGAGATGTACGAAGGACTTCATGCTCATTTGGAAAAAGTTGGGATCGACGGTGTTAAGATTGACGTTATCCAC CTATTGGAGATGTTGTGTGAAGACTATGGAGGGAGAGTGGATTTGGCAAAGGCATATTACAAAGCAATGaccaaatcaataaataaacattttaaaggAAATGGAGTCATTGCAAGTATGGAACATTGTAACGACTTCATGTTCCTTGGCACGGAAGCTATCTCTCTTGGTCGTGTTG GTGATGACTTTTGGTGCACGGACCCCTCTGGTGATCCAAACGGTACGTTTTGGCTCCAAGGATGTCACATGGTTCATTGTGCCTACAACAGCTTGTGGATGGGGAACTTCATCCACCCTGACTGGGATATGTTCCAATCCACCCACCCTTGTGCCGCCTTCCATGCTGCCTCTCGAGCCATCTCTGGTGGCCCGATCTATGTTAGTGATTCTGTGGGAAAGCATAACTTTGATCTTCTGAAAAAACTAGTGCTTCCTGATGGATCGATCCTTCGAAGTGAGTACTATGCACTCCCGACTCGCGATTGTTTGTTTGAAGACCCTTTGCATAATGGAGAAACTATGCTTAAGATTTGGAATCTCAACAAG TTCACTGGAGTGATTGGTGCATTCAACTGCCAAGGAGGAGGATGGTGTCGTGAGACACGCCGCAACCAATGCTTTTCACAATACTCAAAACGAGTGACATCCAAAACTAACCCAAAAGACATAGAATGGCACAGTGGAGAAAACCCTATCTCTATTGAAGGCGTTAAAACCTTTGCGCTTTACCTCTATCAAGCCAAAAAACTTATCCTCTCCAAGCCCTCTCAAGATCTTGACATAGCTCTTGACCCATTCGAATTCGAGCTCATCACTGTTTCACCAGTGACCAAACTCATCCAAACTTCTCTACACTTTGCCCCAATTGGGCTGGTGAACATGCTTAACACTAGTGGAGCCATCCAATCTGTGGACTATGACGATGACCTAAGCTCAGTCGAGATTGGTGTCAAAGGGTGTGGTGAGATGCGAGTATTTGCATCGAAAAAACCAAGGGCTTGTCGTATTGATGGGGAGGATGTTGGGTTCAAGTATGATCAGGACCAAATGGTGGTGGTTCAAGTGCCATGGCCAATTGATTCTTCATCGGGTGGCATTTCGGTTATCGAGtacttgttttaa
- the LOC105435139 gene encoding NAC transcription factor 56 produces the protein MDSSSGSLPLPLNHYVGVKFRPTDQQLLHYLHCKIYGQPYFQGAVFDFDLYGGVEPWEIWESFGGIDGEDLYFFTKLKRSTTNSGNLSTHINRKIGLVNGTWSGENSASPIYVNEDDQQIIGYRKRFRYENESSEEHHGEWIMHEYNLHPNYLCEGVDPNYVLCRIRRNERARRKLEIQGELKQPNKKRIKAPKISRNERPKAKTRERCDELQPIDDQRAITCETIYNSDIRHDMKTHQDISVVDYLPNMTTNQDNINENISLGTEDYEPCMLTDDELKDIQTLGEFSTYIQNNFDETLCTFKV, from the exons ATGGATTCTTCCAGTGGTTCTTTACCATTACCATTGAATCACTATGTTGGCGTCAAGTTTAGACCTACCGATCAACAACTTCTTCATTATCTTCATTGTAAGATTTATGGTCAGCCTTATTTTCAAGGAGCTGTTTTCGACTTTGATCTTTATGGTGGAGTCGAGCCATGGGAAATCTGGGAAAGTTTTGGAGGAATTGATGGCGAAGATCTTTACTTCTTCACTAAGCTTAAGAGGTCGACAACGAACTCTGGAAATTTGTCTACGCACATTAACCGTAAGATTGGGCTCGTCAATGGTACTTGGAGTGGCGAGAATTCAGCCAGTCCAATTTATGTTAATGAAGATGACCAACAAATAATTGGTTATCGCAAGCGGTTTAG GTATGAGAATGAGTCGTCAGAAGAACATCATGGGGAATGGATAATGCATGAATATAACTTGCATCCAAATTATTTGTGTGAAGGTGTCGATCCCAATTATGTTTTATGCCGAATAAGAAGGAATGAAAGAGCTAGAAGAAAGTTGGAAATTCAAGGTGAGTTGAAACAACCtaacaagaaaagaataaaggCACCTAAGATCTCTCGTAATGAAAGaccaaaagcaaaaacaagGGAAAGATGTGACGAGCTACAACCGATAGACGATCAAAGAGCAATAACATGTGAGACGATCTACAACTCGGATATCAGACATGATATGAAGACTCATCAAGATATTAGTGTTGTGGACTACCTACCCAATATGACCACTAATCAAGataacataaatgaaaacattaGCTTGGGTACCGAAGATTACGAACCTTGCATGCTCACTGATGACGAATTGAAAGATATTCAAACTTTAGGTGAGTTTTCTACTTATATTCAAAACAACTTCGACGAGACATTATGTactttcaaagtttga